In a genomic window of Sulfuricurvum sp.:
- a CDS encoding ATP-binding cassette domain-containing protein: IEFQNVSFAYPGATNNALENVSFKIEAGEKVAILGRNGSGKTTIEKLILGLYKPISGSVLIDGIDINQIDPVDLRKNIGYVPQDVLLLNGTVRENIVYRAPYVDDEVFLRAVKLGGVDDFIDSHPLGADLPVMERGDGISGGQRQSIAIARAFLLDSPIILLDEPTNSLDSSSENKIKNLLKSNIEGKTALLVTHKMALLDLVDRLIVIERSHVLLDGSKEDVLAKLNGVKR, translated from the coding sequence AATAGAATTTCAAAATGTTTCATTTGCCTATCCAGGCGCTACCAATAATGCCTTAGAAAATGTCTCTTTTAAAATTGAAGCGGGTGAGAAAGTCGCTATTTTAGGGCGTAATGGTTCAGGTAAAACAACGATTGAGAAATTGATTTTGGGACTTTACAAGCCAATAAGTGGATCTGTTTTAATTGATGGTATTGATATCAATCAAATAGACCCAGTCGATTTACGCAAAAATATAGGGTATGTTCCTCAAGATGTTTTACTTCTCAATGGCACAGTGCGTGAAAATATTGTTTACAGAGCCCCTTATGTTGATGATGAGGTGTTTTTGCGAGCTGTTAAATTAGGTGGTGTTGATGATTTTATTGATTCACATCCTTTAGGAGCAGATTTACCGGTGATGGAAAGAGGTGATGGCATTTCAGGCGGTCAGCGTCAAAGTATTGCCATTGCTAGGGCATTCTTGCTGGATTCTCCTATTATTTTATTAGATGAGCCAACAAACTCTTTAGATAGTAGCTCTGAAAATAAAATTAAAAATTTACTCAAATCAAATATTGAAGGCAAAACAGCACTTCTTGTAACGCATAAAATGGCTCTTTTAGATTTAGTGGATAGACTTATTGTTATAGAGCGTTCACATGTACTCTTAGATGGCAGTAAAGAGGATGTTTTGGCAAAACTAAATGGTGTAAAACGATGA